Proteins encoded by one window of Halichondria panicea chromosome 8, odHalPani1.1, whole genome shotgun sequence:
- the LOC135340394 gene encoding unconventional myosin-Ic-like isoform X3: MASSRLVPRSPDSSVNSESVSVLAETSSPVSMIDREGEPLALLSKQIADKNQELCSCSPTQCWRNSGTLIPCSRNDNSSRTTLNTATCQSPEPRAKGVVSSLGMDIEFDFRARGAPVGGHIKNDLLEKSRVVYHAEGEGNFHQLLASRDQKLLSELELSSNPKEYHFLSQVANELLPCLCPATWPEWEGPPKQGVESLCQHLGYTSDQYKTGRTKLFIRFPDKTEDLYQQEKHDLATIISAKWKMYVNRKKYQQLRWASTVFATNWKRLQVQRYVAKYKKAVFVVRKFIIGFMNRSKPKCEENIYFLDFVRVNYLMKLSRSLPSSLVAYDEKWPGTRSQAMMEADQHLKAMYRLHRTGKFMRKLTKEDRTQYTLKLAASDLFRGKKETYPASVARPYLNTHLSREDMCLKETHFDVKVPSPGKLKFSQRVVKYDRHGYKARTRAVIITDRNCFFLDTSNFKVKEQFPLSDISTISVSSLSDGVVVIGLPTEGPNARGDLIIKTEQVIELVTKLALFGGKWDTGVKVVSTGTIVHHMPKHKTGTITFQKGDFEFAGKGKTGNMEVISPTLSSPSPSR, translated from the exons ATGGCGTCCAGTCGACTTGTACCCCGTAGCCCTGACAGCTCAGTGAACAGTGAGAGTGTCTCTGTATTAGCTGAAACGTCGTCGCCCGTATCAATGATTGATAGAGAGGGGGAGCCATTGGCGTTGCTCTCCAAGCAGATAGCTGACAAGAATCAAG AGCTTTGCTCCTGCAGTCCAACCCAGTGCTGGAGGAATTCGGGAACGCTCATACCTTGCAGTAGGAACGACAACTCCAGCAG gacaactctcaacacggcaacTTGCCAGTCCCCAGAGCCCAGAgcgaagggagtggtttccagtctaggcATGGACATTGAGTTCGATTTCAGGGCTAGG ggaGCACCGGTGGGCGGTCACATAAAAAACGACCTCCTAGAGAAATCACGAGTGGTATACCACGCTGAGGGTGAGGGAAACTTCCACCAGTTGCTGGCTAGCAGGGACCAGAAGCTGCTCTCTGAGTTGGAGCTCTCTAGTAACCCCAAGGAGTACCACTTCCTCAGCCAG GTCgctaatgagttactcccgtgTCTGTGCCCAGCTACCTGGCCGGAGTGGGAGGGGCCTCCCAAGCAAGGGGTGGAGTCTCTGTGTCAGCACCTCGGCTACACCTCCGACCAGTACAAGACAGGACG tACAAAGCTGTTCATCAGGTTCCCAGACAAAACCGAGGACCTCTACCAGCAGGAGAAGCATGACCTAG ccactaTCATCTCTGCCAAGTGGAAGATGTACGTCAACCGTAAGAAGTACCAACAGTTGCGATGGGCCTCCACGGTGTTTGCAACCAACTGGAAGAGACTACAGGTCCAGCGCTACGTGGCCAAGTACAAGAAGGCCGTGTTTGTGGTTCGAAAGTTCATCATAGGGTTCATGAACAGAAGCAAACCAAAGTGCGAAGAGAACATCTAT TTCCTTGACTTTGTGCGAGTGAACTACCTGATGAAGTTGTCCCGCTCGCTGCCCTCCAGCCTCGTGGCGTACGATGAGAAGTGGCCCGGAACTCGTAGTCAAGCGATGATGGAAGCAGACCAACATCTCAAGGCTATGTACCGACTGCATCGTACCGGAAAGTTTATGAGGAAGCTAACTAAAGAAGACAGGACTCAG TACACGCTCAAGTTGGCGGCCAGTGACTTGTTCAGAGGCAAGAAGGAAACCTACCCAGCCAGCGTGGCCAGGCCCTACCTCAACACCCATCTCT CTCGTGAAGACATGTGTTTGAAGGAGACCCACTTTGATGTCAAGGTGCCCAGTCCAGGGAAGCTCAAG TTTTCTCAGCGAGTTGTCAAGTACGACAGACATGGATACAAGGCCAGGACAAGAGCTGTCATCATCACTGACAGG AACTGCTTCTTTCTTGATACCAGCAATTTCAAAGTGAAGGAGCAGTTTCCCCTCAGTGACATTTCCACTATCTCTGTTAGCAGCCTGAGTGATGGAGTGGTGGTCATCGGACTACCCACGGAGGGACCAAATGCAAGAGGTGACCTCATTATCAAGACTGAGCAGGTGATTGAGCTCGTCACTAAACTGGCTCTGTTCGGAGGAAAATGGGATACTGGAGTCAAGGTTGTCTCCACGGGAAC TATTGTCCACCACATGCCAAAGCACAAGACTGGCACCATCACATTCCAGAAAGG GGACTTTGAATTTGCTGGTAAAGGGAAGACAGGAAACATGGAAGTG ATCTCCCCCACACTGTCCTCACCTTCACCAAGCCGGTGA
- the LOC135340394 gene encoding unconventional myosin-Ic-like isoform X4, producing MTTLNTATCQSPEPRAKGVVSSLGMDIEFDFRARGAPVGGHIKNDLLEKSRVVYHAEGEGNFHQLLASRDQKLLSELELSSNPKEYHFLSQVANELLPCLCPATWPEWEGPPKQGVESLCQHLGYTSDQYKTGRTKLFIRFPDKTEDLYQQEKHDLATIISAKWKMYVNRKKYQQLRWASTVFATNWKRLQVQRYVAKYKKAVFVVRKFIIGFMNRSKPKCEENIYFLDFVRVNYLMKLSRSLPSSLVAYDEKWPGTRSQAMMEADQHLKAMYRLHRTGKFMRKLTKEDRTQYTLKLAASDLFRGKKETYPASVARPYLNTHLSREDMCLKETHFDVKVPSPGKLKFSQRVVKYDRHGYKARTRAVIITDRNCFFLDTSNFKVKEQFPLSDISTISVSSLSDGVVVIGLPTEGPNARGDLIIKTEQVIELVTKLALFGGKWDTGVKVVSTGTIVHHMPKHKTGTITFQKGDFEFAGKGKTGNMEVISPTLSSPSPSR from the exons AT gacaactctcaacacggcaacTTGCCAGTCCCCAGAGCCCAGAgcgaagggagtggtttccagtctaggcATGGACATTGAGTTCGATTTCAGGGCTAGG ggaGCACCGGTGGGCGGTCACATAAAAAACGACCTCCTAGAGAAATCACGAGTGGTATACCACGCTGAGGGTGAGGGAAACTTCCACCAGTTGCTGGCTAGCAGGGACCAGAAGCTGCTCTCTGAGTTGGAGCTCTCTAGTAACCCCAAGGAGTACCACTTCCTCAGCCAG GTCgctaatgagttactcccgtgTCTGTGCCCAGCTACCTGGCCGGAGTGGGAGGGGCCTCCCAAGCAAGGGGTGGAGTCTCTGTGTCAGCACCTCGGCTACACCTCCGACCAGTACAAGACAGGACG tACAAAGCTGTTCATCAGGTTCCCAGACAAAACCGAGGACCTCTACCAGCAGGAGAAGCATGACCTAG ccactaTCATCTCTGCCAAGTGGAAGATGTACGTCAACCGTAAGAAGTACCAACAGTTGCGATGGGCCTCCACGGTGTTTGCAACCAACTGGAAGAGACTACAGGTCCAGCGCTACGTGGCCAAGTACAAGAAGGCCGTGTTTGTGGTTCGAAAGTTCATCATAGGGTTCATGAACAGAAGCAAACCAAAGTGCGAAGAGAACATCTAT TTCCTTGACTTTGTGCGAGTGAACTACCTGATGAAGTTGTCCCGCTCGCTGCCCTCCAGCCTCGTGGCGTACGATGAGAAGTGGCCCGGAACTCGTAGTCAAGCGATGATGGAAGCAGACCAACATCTCAAGGCTATGTACCGACTGCATCGTACCGGAAAGTTTATGAGGAAGCTAACTAAAGAAGACAGGACTCAG TACACGCTCAAGTTGGCGGCCAGTGACTTGTTCAGAGGCAAGAAGGAAACCTACCCAGCCAGCGTGGCCAGGCCCTACCTCAACACCCATCTCT CTCGTGAAGACATGTGTTTGAAGGAGACCCACTTTGATGTCAAGGTGCCCAGTCCAGGGAAGCTCAAG TTTTCTCAGCGAGTTGTCAAGTACGACAGACATGGATACAAGGCCAGGACAAGAGCTGTCATCATCACTGACAGG AACTGCTTCTTTCTTGATACCAGCAATTTCAAAGTGAAGGAGCAGTTTCCCCTCAGTGACATTTCCACTATCTCTGTTAGCAGCCTGAGTGATGGAGTGGTGGTCATCGGACTACCCACGGAGGGACCAAATGCAAGAGGTGACCTCATTATCAAGACTGAGCAGGTGATTGAGCTCGTCACTAAACTGGCTCTGTTCGGAGGAAAATGGGATACTGGAGTCAAGGTTGTCTCCACGGGAAC TATTGTCCACCACATGCCAAAGCACAAGACTGGCACCATCACATTCCAGAAAGG GGACTTTGAATTTGCTGGTAAAGGGAAGACAGGAAACATGGAAGTG ATCTCCCCCACACTGTCCTCACCTTCACCAAGCCGGTGA
- the LOC135340394 gene encoding unconventional myosin-Ic-A-like isoform X1, translated as MASSRLVPRSPDSSVNSESVSVLAETSSPVSMIDREGEPLALLSKQIADKNQVQPSAGGIRERSYLAVGTTTPAGSASTRLEITPLLSGERDWQAAVLRVVPVREECHAATRMTTLNTATCQSPEPRAKGVVSSLGMDIEFDFRARGAPVGGHIKNDLLEKSRVVYHAEGEGNFHQLLASRDQKLLSELELSSNPKEYHFLSQVANELLPCLCPATWPEWEGPPKQGVESLCQHLGYTSDQYKTGRTKLFIRFPDKTEDLYQQEKHDLATIISAKWKMYVNRKKYQQLRWASTVFATNWKRLQVQRYVAKYKKAVFVVRKFIIGFMNRSKPKCEENIYFLDFVRVNYLMKLSRSLPSSLVAYDEKWPGTRSQAMMEADQHLKAMYRLHRTGKFMRKLTKEDRTQYTLKLAASDLFRGKKETYPASVARPYLNTHLSREDMCLKETHFDVKVPSPGKLKFSQRVVKYDRHGYKARTRAVIITDRNCFFLDTSNFKVKEQFPLSDISTISVSSLSDGVVVIGLPTEGPNARGDLIIKTEQVIELVTKLALFGGKWDTGVKVVSTGTIVHHMPKHKTGTITFQKGDFEFAGKGKTGNMEVISPTLSSPSPSR; from the exons ATGGCGTCCAGTCGACTTGTACCCCGTAGCCCTGACAGCTCAGTGAACAGTGAGAGTGTCTCTGTATTAGCTGAAACGTCGTCGCCCGTATCAATGATTGATAGAGAGGGGGAGCCATTGGCGTTGCTCTCCAAGCAGATAGCTGACAAGAATCAAG TCCAACCCAGTGCTGGAGGAATTCGGGAACGCTCATACCTTGCAGTAGGAACGACAACTCCAGCAGGTTCGGCAAGTACTAGACTGGAAATCACTCCCCTTCTCTCAGGAGAAagggactggcaagctgccgtgttgagagttgtcccagtgcgtgaagaatgtcacgctGCCACAAGAAT gacaactctcaacacggcaacTTGCCAGTCCCCAGAGCCCAGAgcgaagggagtggtttccagtctaggcATGGACATTGAGTTCGATTTCAGGGCTAGG ggaGCACCGGTGGGCGGTCACATAAAAAACGACCTCCTAGAGAAATCACGAGTGGTATACCACGCTGAGGGTGAGGGAAACTTCCACCAGTTGCTGGCTAGCAGGGACCAGAAGCTGCTCTCTGAGTTGGAGCTCTCTAGTAACCCCAAGGAGTACCACTTCCTCAGCCAG GTCgctaatgagttactcccgtgTCTGTGCCCAGCTACCTGGCCGGAGTGGGAGGGGCCTCCCAAGCAAGGGGTGGAGTCTCTGTGTCAGCACCTCGGCTACACCTCCGACCAGTACAAGACAGGACG tACAAAGCTGTTCATCAGGTTCCCAGACAAAACCGAGGACCTCTACCAGCAGGAGAAGCATGACCTAG ccactaTCATCTCTGCCAAGTGGAAGATGTACGTCAACCGTAAGAAGTACCAACAGTTGCGATGGGCCTCCACGGTGTTTGCAACCAACTGGAAGAGACTACAGGTCCAGCGCTACGTGGCCAAGTACAAGAAGGCCGTGTTTGTGGTTCGAAAGTTCATCATAGGGTTCATGAACAGAAGCAAACCAAAGTGCGAAGAGAACATCTAT TTCCTTGACTTTGTGCGAGTGAACTACCTGATGAAGTTGTCCCGCTCGCTGCCCTCCAGCCTCGTGGCGTACGATGAGAAGTGGCCCGGAACTCGTAGTCAAGCGATGATGGAAGCAGACCAACATCTCAAGGCTATGTACCGACTGCATCGTACCGGAAAGTTTATGAGGAAGCTAACTAAAGAAGACAGGACTCAG TACACGCTCAAGTTGGCGGCCAGTGACTTGTTCAGAGGCAAGAAGGAAACCTACCCAGCCAGCGTGGCCAGGCCCTACCTCAACACCCATCTCT CTCGTGAAGACATGTGTTTGAAGGAGACCCACTTTGATGTCAAGGTGCCCAGTCCAGGGAAGCTCAAG TTTTCTCAGCGAGTTGTCAAGTACGACAGACATGGATACAAGGCCAGGACAAGAGCTGTCATCATCACTGACAGG AACTGCTTCTTTCTTGATACCAGCAATTTCAAAGTGAAGGAGCAGTTTCCCCTCAGTGACATTTCCACTATCTCTGTTAGCAGCCTGAGTGATGGAGTGGTGGTCATCGGACTACCCACGGAGGGACCAAATGCAAGAGGTGACCTCATTATCAAGACTGAGCAGGTGATTGAGCTCGTCACTAAACTGGCTCTGTTCGGAGGAAAATGGGATACTGGAGTCAAGGTTGTCTCCACGGGAAC TATTGTCCACCACATGCCAAAGCACAAGACTGGCACCATCACATTCCAGAAAGG GGACTTTGAATTTGCTGGTAAAGGGAAGACAGGAAACATGGAAGTG ATCTCCCCCACACTGTCCTCACCTTCACCAAGCCGGTGA
- the LOC135340206 gene encoding unconventional myosin-Ic-like: MCLKETHFDVKVPSPGKLKFSLRVVKYDRHGYKARTRAVIITDTNNCFYLDTSNFKVKEQFPLSDISAISVSSLSDGVVVIGLPTEGPNARGDLIIKTEQVIELVTKLALFGGKLDTVKIVSTGTSPPHCPHLHQAGDI; encoded by the exons ATGTGTTTGAAGGAAACCCACTTTGATGTCAAGGTGCCCAGTCCAGGGAAGCTCAAG TTTTCTCTGCGAGTTGTCAAGTACGACAGACACGGATACAAGGCCAGGACAAGAGCTGTCATCATCACTGATACG AATAACTGCTTCTATCTTGATACCAGCAATTTCAAAGTGAAGGAGCAGTTTCCCCTCAGTGACATTTCCGCTATCTCTGTTAGCAGCCTGAGTGATGGAGTGGTGGTCATCGGACTACCCACGGAGGGACCCAATGCAAGAGGTGACCTCATTATCAAGACTGAGCAGGTGATTGAGCTTGTCACTAAACTGGCTCTGTTCGGAGGGAAACTGGATACTGTCAAAATTGTCTCCACGGGAAC ATCTCCCCCACACTGTCCTCACCTTCACCAAGCCGGTGACATTTAG
- the LOC135340394 gene encoding unconventional myosin-Ic-A-like isoform X2, whose translation MASSRLVPRSPDSSVNSESVSVLAETSSPVSMIDREGEPLALLSKQIADKNQVQPSAGGIRERSYLAVGTTTPAGSASTRLEITPLLSGERDWQAAVLRVVPVREECHAATRMTTLNTATCQSPEPRAKGVVSSLGMDIEFDFRARGAPVGGHIKNDLLEKSRVVYHAEGEGNFHQLLASRDQKLLSELELSSNPKEYHFLSQVANELLPCLCPATWPEWEGPPKQGVESLCQHLGYTSDQYKTGRTKLFIRFPDKTEDLYQQEKHDLATIISAKWKMYVNRKKYQQLRWASTVFATNWKRLQVQRYVAKYKKAVFVVRKFIIGFMNRSKPKCEENIYFLDFVRVNYLMKLSRSLPSSLVAYDEKWPGTRSQAMMEADQHLKAMYRLHRTGKFMRKLTKEDRTQYTLKLAASDLFRGKKETYPASVARPYLNTHLSREDMCLKETHFDVKVPSPGKLKFSQRVVKYDRHGYKARTRAVIITDRNCFFLDTSNFKVKEQFPLSDISTISVSSLSDGVVVIGLPTEGPNARGDLIIKTEQVIELVTKLALFGGKWDTGVKVVSTGTIVHHMPKHKTGTITFQKGCHWNAKYLQGL comes from the exons ATGGCGTCCAGTCGACTTGTACCCCGTAGCCCTGACAGCTCAGTGAACAGTGAGAGTGTCTCTGTATTAGCTGAAACGTCGTCGCCCGTATCAATGATTGATAGAGAGGGGGAGCCATTGGCGTTGCTCTCCAAGCAGATAGCTGACAAGAATCAAG TCCAACCCAGTGCTGGAGGAATTCGGGAACGCTCATACCTTGCAGTAGGAACGACAACTCCAGCAGGTTCGGCAAGTACTAGACTGGAAATCACTCCCCTTCTCTCAGGAGAAagggactggcaagctgccgtgttgagagttgtcccagtgcgtgaagaatgtcacgctGCCACAAGAAT gacaactctcaacacggcaacTTGCCAGTCCCCAGAGCCCAGAgcgaagggagtggtttccagtctaggcATGGACATTGAGTTCGATTTCAGGGCTAGG ggaGCACCGGTGGGCGGTCACATAAAAAACGACCTCCTAGAGAAATCACGAGTGGTATACCACGCTGAGGGTGAGGGAAACTTCCACCAGTTGCTGGCTAGCAGGGACCAGAAGCTGCTCTCTGAGTTGGAGCTCTCTAGTAACCCCAAGGAGTACCACTTCCTCAGCCAG GTCgctaatgagttactcccgtgTCTGTGCCCAGCTACCTGGCCGGAGTGGGAGGGGCCTCCCAAGCAAGGGGTGGAGTCTCTGTGTCAGCACCTCGGCTACACCTCCGACCAGTACAAGACAGGACG tACAAAGCTGTTCATCAGGTTCCCAGACAAAACCGAGGACCTCTACCAGCAGGAGAAGCATGACCTAG ccactaTCATCTCTGCCAAGTGGAAGATGTACGTCAACCGTAAGAAGTACCAACAGTTGCGATGGGCCTCCACGGTGTTTGCAACCAACTGGAAGAGACTACAGGTCCAGCGCTACGTGGCCAAGTACAAGAAGGCCGTGTTTGTGGTTCGAAAGTTCATCATAGGGTTCATGAACAGAAGCAAACCAAAGTGCGAAGAGAACATCTAT TTCCTTGACTTTGTGCGAGTGAACTACCTGATGAAGTTGTCCCGCTCGCTGCCCTCCAGCCTCGTGGCGTACGATGAGAAGTGGCCCGGAACTCGTAGTCAAGCGATGATGGAAGCAGACCAACATCTCAAGGCTATGTACCGACTGCATCGTACCGGAAAGTTTATGAGGAAGCTAACTAAAGAAGACAGGACTCAG TACACGCTCAAGTTGGCGGCCAGTGACTTGTTCAGAGGCAAGAAGGAAACCTACCCAGCCAGCGTGGCCAGGCCCTACCTCAACACCCATCTCT CTCGTGAAGACATGTGTTTGAAGGAGACCCACTTTGATGTCAAGGTGCCCAGTCCAGGGAAGCTCAAG TTTTCTCAGCGAGTTGTCAAGTACGACAGACATGGATACAAGGCCAGGACAAGAGCTGTCATCATCACTGACAGG AACTGCTTCTTTCTTGATACCAGCAATTTCAAAGTGAAGGAGCAGTTTCCCCTCAGTGACATTTCCACTATCTCTGTTAGCAGCCTGAGTGATGGAGTGGTGGTCATCGGACTACCCACGGAGGGACCAAATGCAAGAGGTGACCTCATTATCAAGACTGAGCAGGTGATTGAGCTCGTCACTAAACTGGCTCTGTTCGGAGGAAAATGGGATACTGGAGTCAAGGTTGTCTCCACGGGAAC TATTGTCCACCACATGCCAAAGCACAAGACTGGCACCATCACATTCCAGAAAGG TTGCCATTGGAATGCTAAATATTTGCAGGGACTTTGA